One window from the genome of Leptospira broomii serovar Hurstbridge str. 5399 encodes:
- a CDS encoding cytochrome C oxidase subunit IV family protein, whose amino-acid sequence MELFLNYSLYIIVSIGFLIPFTGLVVGGGAIVSTTVAGFVVNFAAQIVEEDKLKSYLDKNKGTRLGKALQQAVDAGKTKLQPSVAAVAPSTSHAADEGHGEHHLISIQTYSIVFAALIIGTILTVWVAGIDFGAANTVIAMLVATIKASLVLAYFMHLKYDNLMNRAIFGSGFLFLLLLFGFCAADIFTRSKIYLGFPY is encoded by the coding sequence ATGGAACTGTTTCTCAACTACTCTCTTTACATTATCGTTAGCATTGGATTTTTAATTCCTTTTACAGGACTTGTTGTAGGCGGCGGGGCCATCGTTAGTACGACGGTAGCAGGCTTTGTGGTCAATTTCGCCGCTCAAATCGTGGAAGAAGACAAGCTGAAGTCTTATTTGGACAAGAACAAAGGCACGCGTTTGGGTAAAGCCTTACAGCAGGCGGTCGACGCAGGCAAAACGAAATTGCAACCTAGTGTTGCAGCAGTTGCCCCATCTACCTCTCATGCCGCCGATGAAGGCCATGGCGAGCATCACCTAATCTCCATTCAGACTTACAGCATAGTTTTCGCAGCTCTGATTATTGGAACGATCCTCACTGTATGGGTAGCTGGAATCGACTTCGGCGCTGCTAACACTGTTATTGCAATGTTAGTCGCGACAATCAAAGCTTCCTTGGTATTAGCATATTTTATGCACTTAAAATATGATAACCTGATGAACAGGGCCATCTTCGGATCCGGATTCCTCTTCTTGCTCCTTTTATTCGGTTTCTGCGCTGCCGATATCTTTACCCGTTCCAAAATCTATCTCGGTTTCCCCTACTAA
- a CDS encoding LIC_13215 family putative lipoprotein, producing MKSKIRNLTVIGSSIIIFSFACKEKVPEITKTIEIPELELILNYEGWIYGESGSEETQPSVIKKNSKKGGSEQDLKVLFYLFDSDEYTKSGIRTSINFVSEPIPPRYSKATIDDYIASIGALYSNLYKNYEMLSVPQRLTIGKHKAALIEGRFLLENFEQSAEIHNYQLIFLKDDHAYIITGSTPENEFKTKGPKILSTLKGIRESKSANSLIP from the coding sequence ATGAAATCGAAAATTCGAAATTTAACCGTTATCGGCTCTTCGATTATAATTTTCTCTTTTGCTTGCAAAGAGAAAGTCCCGGAAATCACCAAGACTATCGAGATACCCGAATTAGAATTAATCCTAAACTACGAAGGTTGGATTTATGGCGAATCCGGATCCGAGGAAACACAACCGTCCGTCATAAAGAAGAATTCGAAAAAAGGGGGTTCCGAACAGGATCTGAAGGTTCTTTTTTATCTTTTTGATTCGGACGAATATACGAAGTCAGGCATTCGTACAAGTATCAACTTCGTTTCCGAACCTATTCCACCCCGTTACTCCAAAGCCACTATAGATGATTATATTGCATCGATCGGCGCACTCTATTCTAATTTATATAAGAATTACGAAATGCTTTCAGTGCCGCAACGACTGACGATAGGAAAACACAAAGCGGCCCTAATCGAGGGCAGATTCCTACTTGAAAATTTTGAACAATCGGCGGAAATTCATAATTATCAACTTATCTTTTTAAAAGACGACCACGCATACATTATTACCGGATCGACTCCCGAAAATGAATTTAAGACGAAAGGACCGAAAATTCTTTCTACCTTGAAAGGAATACGGGAAAGCAAAAGCGCGAATTCTCTCATACCTTAG
- a CDS encoding bacteriohemerythrin, translated as MKESTIARIRTIWQTFDMALNIPAIDKQHIWLIGMIVELEDDLEFADPVSMENNFTRTLTRALDYTIEHFSLEEKVLESINYQKLGQHRIQHTRFIAVLRRRARERVTGDYKKAALNLLRNLRTWLFQHILSEDRAYLDVVHMHYDEIKDWMDSQFVNSPHSDEVEDLYRQVMNSSDTSKEFEFQTIGEDNLRIISELWFRYKLKTGIAIVDMQHLWLLQLLVRTEKLHRQRLKQEIKNEVLTSRIKEALTATIDYIKEHFSTEEAIMRRFSFHNTNSHIKQHRDFNGIINDLILRSRNDDTDAISKLLQDLKEWLISHIAVEDKKLFYFFRSRLGEVNEYVRELNQQGKIHIWKDAVSIYRLLVEYEETPTLKA; from the coding sequence GTGAAGGAAAGCACAATCGCAAGAATCCGAACTATTTGGCAGACCTTTGACATGGCTCTAAATATTCCTGCTATCGATAAGCAGCATATCTGGTTGATAGGAATGATCGTCGAATTAGAGGATGACTTGGAATTTGCCGACCCTGTCTCGATGGAAAATAATTTTACGAGGACTTTGACTCGCGCTTTGGATTACACCATCGAACATTTCTCTTTGGAAGAGAAAGTCCTTGAAAGCATCAATTATCAAAAACTAGGTCAGCACAGAATTCAGCACACTCGATTCATCGCGGTTTTAAGAAGAAGGGCGAGAGAAAGGGTTACGGGCGATTATAAAAAGGCCGCATTAAACCTTCTTAGAAATCTAAGAACCTGGTTGTTTCAGCATATTCTTTCCGAAGATCGAGCCTATCTTGACGTGGTGCACATGCATTACGATGAAATCAAAGATTGGATGGATTCCCAATTCGTAAATTCCCCGCATAGCGATGAAGTTGAGGACCTTTATAGGCAGGTGATGAATTCCTCTGATACGAGTAAAGAATTCGAGTTTCAAACGATCGGAGAGGATAATCTTAGAATTATATCCGAACTTTGGTTCAGATACAAATTAAAGACAGGAATTGCCATAGTCGATATGCAGCATCTTTGGCTTTTACAACTACTGGTTAGAACCGAAAAATTACATCGTCAAAGATTGAAGCAGGAGATCAAAAACGAGGTACTAACCAGTCGGATCAAGGAAGCTCTGACTGCAACGATAGATTATATTAAAGAACATTTTAGTACCGAAGAAGCGATCATGAGAAGGTTTAGCTTTCATAACACGAATTCGCATATCAAGCAGCACCGAGATTTTAACGGAATAATAAACGACTTGATTCTAAGAAGTAGAAACGACGATACGGATGCTATATCGAAATTACTGCAGGATTTAAAGGAATGGTTGATAAGTCACATAGCCGTCGAAGATAAGAAATTATTCTATTTCTTTCGATCCCGCTTGGGGGAAGTGAACGAATACGTAAGAGAATTAAACCAACAAGGAAAGATTCATATTTGGAAAGATGCGGTAAGCATATATAGGCTACTTGTCGAATATGAGGAAACGCCTACTCTTAAGGCCTAA
- a CDS encoding gamma carbonic anhydrase family protein, producing MKIHETAFIHPAATLIGILELGPYVSVWPGAVLRADMNSIRLGEGVNIQDNTTLHTDSNTGIFIDEYTLVGHNVMLHGCKIGKGCLIGIGSVILDEAEIGDGAMIFAGCMIRGGKKIPPRAMVVPKNGDIVIYPGKAKPIMTIAACLEYIELSKRFIANRFGPFSKEEELQFVKEAEQIVSRLGI from the coding sequence ATGAAAATACACGAGACTGCATTTATTCATCCGGCAGCAACTTTAATCGGTATCTTGGAACTGGGGCCGTACGTATCCGTCTGGCCGGGAGCGGTGCTTCGTGCAGATATGAATTCGATTCGTTTAGGTGAAGGGGTAAATATTCAGGATAATACCACTCTCCATACGGACTCGAATACGGGAATTTTTATCGACGAGTACACCTTGGTGGGTCATAACGTAATGCTTCATGGCTGTAAAATCGGCAAAGGATGTCTGATCGGCATAGGCTCGGTAATTTTAGATGAGGCCGAGATCGGGGACGGTGCGATGATTTTTGCAGGCTGCATGATTCGAGGAGGCAAGAAAATTCCGCCTCGAGCGATGGTCGTACCCAAAAACGGGGATATAGTAATTTATCCGGGAAAAGCAAAACCGATTATGACCATTGCCGCTTGTCTCGAATATATCGAATTATCTAAGCGGTTTATAGCGAATCGATTCGGGCCTTTTTCCAAGGAAGAAGAATTGCAATTCGTTAAAGAAGCAGAGCAAATCGTCTCCCGCCTAGGAATCTAG
- the pheT gene encoding phenylalanine--tRNA ligase subunit beta produces MKLSLDWMNDYVPLKEVPLEEILKKIAASICEIDGVEDFFSHLEKIVLVRIESLEKHPQADKLQVAIVTDGKSKIQIVSGAPNLHLGDLVPLAVPGAILDGKEIKDSELRGVKSSGMLCSEKELGLSDEDSGVMVVADPMAKPGDNLRDFLGFRDKIFDVDNKSITHRPDLWSHFGFARELAAQLELPIKFNPLEQEWEFTKGVSSPKVKETKYSNSYFSVGIEGISIFPSKKIVQARLKKCGIRTINNVVDVSNYLLLETGQPTHFFDRDKLLSQGEVALEVDYAKAKESFLLLDETSPELDPEILIIRNSGKAVAIAGVMGGAETAVSSTTKNLILESAVFPREFVRKSIRKTGIRSESSVRYEKGLEATTSLPVIKRALQLLKENGCEAVKASVPAGYIHTADKKVTITLNLDFLNKKLGTDIDRNTADEVLKKLSFATDWEGEKAIVTVPKYRQNYDITLPEDLVEEIGRSLGYASIPRRPLTSEVKPPARNSARELERMLKRQFSQILGYNEVFNYSYASESDNSLEEDRKNFVRIKNTMPEDQAFLRTSLYPSLLKNVRLNVDRFENVRVFEFGRTYKKAAEPENESKWFAWAVSEGRKWNEKDQEQLESDFLQVRSGIEKVLHNLNIRTFSWKSEEKRFFHPKASVSLLVDGEKIGELGYAHPVLLDKMDLKKRTILGKFDFATLLNVWESQRQTNYFKVPSHFPQTEIDLSLVMNVSESTSNFAELVRKESFPELEDLRVTVVFTGGNLSEDKKSVSYRFRLLSQDKNLTQERIKEITDRLIDIAKSAGYPLR; encoded by the coding sequence GTGAAATTATCCCTGGATTGGATGAACGATTATGTACCTCTGAAGGAGGTGCCGTTGGAAGAAATCCTGAAAAAGATCGCCGCATCCATTTGTGAGATCGACGGCGTTGAGGATTTCTTTTCACATTTAGAAAAGATAGTTTTAGTCCGAATAGAATCGTTGGAAAAACATCCCCAGGCAGATAAACTACAAGTTGCAATCGTAACGGACGGAAAAAGCAAAATTCAAATCGTTTCCGGGGCCCCGAATTTACATCTCGGCGATTTGGTACCTCTGGCCGTTCCCGGAGCAATACTCGATGGAAAGGAAATCAAGGATTCCGAACTTAGGGGAGTCAAAAGTTCGGGGATGCTATGTTCCGAAAAAGAGCTTGGTCTTTCGGACGAAGATTCGGGAGTGATGGTCGTCGCTGATCCGATGGCTAAACCCGGCGACAATCTTCGAGACTTCCTTGGATTTCGAGATAAAATTTTCGACGTGGATAATAAATCTATCACACATCGTCCGGACCTTTGGAGCCATTTCGGTTTTGCGAGGGAATTGGCCGCCCAACTTGAATTACCCATCAAATTCAATCCTTTGGAACAAGAATGGGAATTTACGAAGGGCGTTTCTTCGCCTAAAGTTAAAGAAACAAAATATTCTAATTCTTATTTCTCCGTAGGTATTGAAGGCATTTCTATATTTCCTTCTAAAAAAATCGTTCAAGCTCGGTTGAAAAAATGCGGGATCCGCACAATCAACAACGTAGTCGATGTTTCGAATTATCTTCTTTTAGAAACGGGCCAGCCGACGCACTTTTTTGATCGGGATAAACTGCTGAGCCAAGGTGAGGTGGCTTTGGAAGTGGATTATGCAAAAGCGAAAGAATCCTTTTTACTTTTAGATGAGACTTCTCCCGAGCTCGATCCAGAAATTTTAATTATCCGTAACTCCGGAAAAGCAGTAGCGATCGCAGGCGTGATGGGAGGAGCAGAAACTGCAGTTTCCTCTACCACGAAAAACCTAATTTTAGAATCCGCAGTATTCCCCAGGGAGTTCGTTCGAAAGTCGATTCGCAAAACTGGTATCCGATCCGAGTCTTCAGTTCGTTATGAAAAAGGGTTGGAGGCGACCACCTCGCTTCCGGTAATTAAGCGGGCTCTTCAATTGTTAAAAGAAAACGGTTGCGAGGCTGTTAAAGCCAGTGTTCCAGCGGGATATATTCATACTGCGGATAAAAAAGTAACTATTACTCTTAACCTTGACTTCTTGAACAAAAAGCTCGGTACCGACATCGATCGTAATACTGCGGATGAAGTTCTGAAAAAACTTTCCTTTGCGACGGATTGGGAAGGAGAGAAGGCGATCGTTACGGTTCCTAAATATAGACAGAACTATGACATCACCCTGCCGGAAGATTTAGTTGAAGAGATCGGTAGATCCTTAGGATATGCAAGTATTCCTCGTCGCCCGCTTACTTCGGAAGTCAAACCTCCCGCAAGGAACTCGGCCAGGGAACTTGAAAGAATGTTGAAGAGACAATTTTCTCAGATTTTGGGCTATAACGAAGTCTTTAATTATTCATATGCTTCCGAAAGCGATAACTCGTTGGAAGAGGATCGCAAAAATTTTGTTCGAATCAAAAATACAATGCCTGAAGACCAAGCGTTTTTGCGTACTTCCTTGTATCCTTCTCTTCTAAAAAACGTAAGATTGAATGTGGATAGGTTCGAGAATGTTCGGGTATTCGAGTTCGGTCGAACTTATAAGAAAGCGGCGGAACCAGAAAACGAATCCAAATGGTTTGCTTGGGCTGTAAGCGAAGGACGCAAATGGAACGAAAAAGATCAGGAACAACTAGAATCCGACTTTCTACAAGTACGCTCGGGAATTGAGAAAGTCCTGCACAATTTGAACATTCGTACTTTTAGCTGGAAATCGGAAGAAAAGCGTTTTTTTCATCCTAAGGCAAGCGTGAGTCTATTGGTCGACGGGGAGAAGATCGGCGAACTCGGTTATGCGCATCCCGTTCTTTTGGATAAGATGGATTTAAAGAAAAGGACGATTCTCGGTAAATTCGATTTTGCCACACTATTAAACGTATGGGAATCTCAAAGACAGACGAACTATTTCAAAGTTCCATCTCATTTTCCTCAGACCGAAATCGATTTGTCCTTGGTGATGAACGTTTCGGAGTCCACGTCGAATTTTGCCGAGTTAGTCCGCAAGGAATCGTTTCCGGAATTAGAAGATTTACGTGTTACCGTAGTTTTCACAGGGGGCAATTTGTCCGAAGATAAAAAATCGGTCTCGTATCGCTTCCGACTATTGAGTCAGGATAAGAATCTTACTCAGGAACGAATTAAAGAGATAACTGATCGATTGATTGATATCGCTAAATCCGCCGGTTATCCGCTTCGATAA
- a CDS encoding DEAD/DEAH box helicase, translating to MESTLQLSLDFDSESPTGYRGDSCYLKNEADLGIGKIESSEAGKISIFFPKTGIRKSISETSSQLRVIGAYPTAFSQAPGTPELLHLCLTAFELKLTHAYDKLSALSNSRTRLLPHQIESTYVVVNSLKPRFILADEVGLGKTIEAALVMKELIFRRGYKRVLIVAPSPLLVQWQQELKNKFNEDFEIVKRRNFVVSGEKNWKNFKHVITSVDFIKNPKYAEEILKTKWDIVIFDEAHRLRRDYHKVTRAYLFAEKIARKCECLLLLTATPFRGKLEELYYLIHLVDSNLLGPYNTFVNDYVLGNKSDLKEKISKVLLRRRKVEVGGFTKRFAKTVKIELSSAERQFYDETTEYVRREYNLAMRTQNRAIGFVMIVFQKLLDSSVFALLSALSKRKFMLENRLHHLRSIENKLEEWDFDETEGVEDFVSDLDESAPNDLANLRRELLSLNRLILLGKKIKEDRKTQKLKETIAKLKKEGHPKFIIFTQFRSTQDFLAASLSDYKVTLFHGSLSADAKEEAILEFRKSSEILICTEAGGEGRNLQFANVLFNYDLPWSPLKIEQRIGRIHRFGQKDNVFIFNFASKDTVAERILEVLSNKIRLFEESIGNSDELLGAIEDELDFHSNFMRFVTGNKKLKEVEEEIDQRIKIAKKGFEKLGSLVTPKLIDFNLEDYYKTTLQERSYTNSHLEDFFVRYSKTFPDEASCQVRTEAPHLYKLDGEIYKGRKATFDSELALSNDNLEFLAFGHPLIDNAVLSFLKDRRGWRTGFYQSNGNSVYFVFIVEFRFSLDRKEIFTVEVNRRSGNINVLENLPEAVRESSIIGPEEFLASDYETNFISACEALDQAMEARKRELYEQTKDLFLKEEYKIRNSNQNTLRQLEEKLMRQEAAFKWEGKPEKKSAMNRTKNEIQKVKEDFEVELRKVRVGKDIRHRFELFQAYFPLSR from the coding sequence CTGGAGTCCACACTACAACTAAGCCTTGATTTTGATTCGGAATCGCCTACCGGATACCGGGGTGACTCATGCTACCTTAAAAACGAGGCGGATTTGGGAATCGGAAAGATAGAATCTTCCGAAGCGGGAAAAATATCCATTTTCTTTCCGAAGACAGGAATCCGAAAATCGATTTCGGAAACTTCTTCTCAGCTACGGGTTATCGGAGCCTATCCAACGGCATTTTCTCAAGCACCGGGCACTCCCGAACTTTTGCATCTTTGTTTGACCGCCTTTGAATTAAAGCTCACTCATGCGTACGATAAGCTGTCGGCGCTTTCTAATTCAAGAACTAGATTACTTCCGCACCAAATCGAATCGACGTATGTCGTTGTGAATTCTTTGAAACCCCGTTTTATTCTGGCGGACGAAGTCGGTTTGGGTAAGACGATCGAGGCCGCTCTCGTTATGAAGGAGCTGATTTTTAGGCGCGGTTATAAACGAGTATTGATCGTTGCTCCTTCTCCGTTACTAGTTCAATGGCAGCAGGAATTGAAGAATAAATTCAATGAAGATTTTGAAATCGTTAAAAGGCGTAATTTTGTCGTAAGCGGAGAAAAGAATTGGAAGAATTTTAAGCATGTGATTACTTCCGTGGATTTCATTAAGAATCCTAAATATGCGGAAGAGATTTTAAAGACCAAATGGGACATCGTAATTTTCGACGAGGCTCATAGACTTAGACGAGATTATCATAAAGTCACCCGAGCCTACTTGTTTGCCGAGAAAATAGCTCGCAAATGCGAATGCCTTCTTCTTCTTACCGCGACTCCCTTTCGCGGAAAATTGGAGGAGTTATACTATTTGATTCACCTCGTGGATTCGAATCTTCTTGGACCGTACAATACTTTCGTTAACGATTACGTCCTGGGAAATAAGTCCGACTTGAAGGAAAAGATCTCCAAAGTCCTGCTTAGAAGGAGAAAAGTCGAAGTCGGAGGTTTCACGAAAAGATTCGCAAAGACAGTCAAGATCGAACTTTCTTCAGCAGAAAGACAATTCTACGACGAGACGACCGAATATGTACGACGGGAATATAATCTGGCGATGCGGACTCAAAACCGAGCCATCGGTTTCGTAATGATTGTTTTTCAAAAGCTGTTGGATTCCTCGGTTTTTGCGCTTCTATCGGCGCTTTCAAAACGGAAATTCATGCTCGAAAATCGGCTTCATCACCTGAGATCAATCGAGAACAAATTAGAAGAATGGGATTTTGACGAGACTGAAGGAGTGGAAGATTTCGTTTCGGATTTGGACGAATCGGCGCCGAATGATCTAGCGAATCTTCGCCGCGAATTACTTTCGTTGAACCGTTTGATCCTTTTGGGAAAAAAGATCAAAGAGGACCGAAAGACTCAAAAGCTAAAGGAAACTATCGCAAAACTTAAAAAAGAAGGGCATCCGAAGTTTATCATTTTTACTCAGTTTCGGAGCACGCAGGATTTTCTCGCAGCTAGTCTTTCCGATTATAAGGTGACTTTATTTCACGGATCGTTAAGCGCCGATGCAAAAGAGGAGGCCATTCTCGAATTCAGAAAATCCTCCGAAATTTTAATATGCACCGAAGCCGGGGGCGAAGGCCGGAATTTACAATTTGCGAATGTTTTATTCAATTACGATCTTCCGTGGAGTCCTTTAAAGATAGAGCAGAGAATCGGCCGTATTCACCGTTTCGGCCAAAAGGATAACGTATTTATTTTCAACTTCGCCTCTAAAGACACGGTGGCCGAAAGAATCTTGGAAGTACTTTCGAATAAGATCCGATTATTCGAAGAGTCGATCGGGAATTCGGACGAATTACTAGGCGCGATCGAGGATGAGCTGGACTTTCATTCCAATTTTATGCGTTTCGTGACCGGGAATAAGAAACTTAAAGAAGTCGAAGAGGAAATCGATCAAAGAATTAAGATCGCTAAGAAAGGCTTCGAAAAGCTCGGCTCGCTCGTGACCCCGAAACTGATCGATTTTAATTTGGAGGACTATTACAAGACGACTCTGCAAGAACGATCATATACTAATTCGCACTTGGAGGATTTTTTTGTTCGCTACTCTAAGACGTTTCCTGACGAAGCTTCTTGTCAAGTTCGAACGGAAGCCCCTCATTTATATAAGCTGGACGGGGAAATCTATAAGGGTAGGAAGGCTACCTTCGATTCAGAATTAGCTCTTTCGAACGATAATCTGGAATTCTTAGCATTCGGTCATCCGCTGATCGATAATGCTGTCCTTTCTTTTTTAAAGGACAGACGAGGTTGGAGAACGGGGTTTTATCAATCCAACGGAAATTCGGTGTACTTCGTATTTATCGTCGAGTTCAGATTTTCATTGGATAGAAAGGAAATTTTCACGGTAGAAGTAAACCGTAGGAGCGGGAATATAAACGTGTTAGAAAATCTTCCGGAAGCCGTTCGTGAATCTTCGATCATAGGTCCCGAAGAGTTCCTCGCTTCCGATTACGAGACAAACTTTATATCGGCCTGCGAAGCATTGGATCAAGCTATGGAAGCTCGCAAAAGAGAGCTGTATGAACAGACAAAAGATCTCTTTTTAAAAGAAGAATATAAAATTCGAAACAGCAATCAAAACACCTTACGACAGCTGGAAGAGAAATTGATGCGCCAGGAAGCCGCCTTTAAATGGGAAGGGAAACCCGAAAAGAAATCGGCGATGAATCGGACTAAAAACGAAATCCAGAAAGTAAAGGAAGACTTTGAAGTCGAACTAAGAAAGGTCCGAGTCGGGAAGGACATTCGCCATAGATTCGAATTGTTTCAAGCTTACTTTCCCTTATCGCGATAA
- a CDS encoding 7-carboxy-7-deazaguanine synthase QueE has product MKSVIHEIYLSVSGEGISTGLPTIFVRFAGCSLRCGMTGSKKLWCDTPYALSPNAGREMNIDEVVSEIRNLSATSTQVLLTGGEPLESGNKEFSKILANRLREERKSSGNFLKVRVETNGAESIQDLADMVFTLDYKLPGSGMEDRMRVENFEILRDRNDSLDELKFVVRDREDFERAMHIVDRFQLEGNLLLSPVFNELSPELLVEWIKESGKSNLRLSLQTHKYIWGDKRGV; this is encoded by the coding sequence ATGAAATCCGTAATTCACGAAATCTACTTATCCGTTTCCGGAGAGGGTATATCTACCGGATTACCTACGATATTCGTTCGATTTGCGGGGTGTTCCTTGCGCTGCGGAATGACCGGTTCTAAAAAACTCTGGTGTGATACCCCGTACGCACTTTCTCCTAATGCAGGACGGGAAATGAACATCGATGAAGTGGTTTCTGAAATCCGGAATCTTTCAGCTACTTCCACTCAAGTCCTACTGACCGGTGGAGAACCTCTTGAAAGCGGCAATAAGGAGTTTTCGAAGATTCTAGCAAATCGATTACGAGAAGAACGAAAATCTTCCGGGAATTTCCTTAAAGTAAGAGTTGAAACAAACGGAGCGGAATCAATTCAAGATCTGGCGGATATGGTTTTTACTTTAGACTATAAGTTACCCGGATCGGGAATGGAAGATCGAATGCGTGTCGAAAACTTTGAAATCCTTCGGGATAGAAATGATTCCCTGGACGAGTTGAAATTCGTGGTTCGAGATCGCGAGGATTTTGAAAGGGCGATGCACATTGTGGATCGATTTCAATTGGAAGGAAACTTACTTCTGTCTCCCGTTTTTAACGAGTTGTCGCCCGAATTATTGGTGGAATGGATAAAAGAAAGCGGTAAAAGCAATCTTCGTTTATCACTGCAAACGCATAAATATATTTGGGGGGATAAGAGAGGAGTTTGA